The Hymenobacter sp. DG25A nucleotide sequence AAGGAAAACCACTCGGTGTAATGTAACGCGCCCAGCAACTTTCCATCTTCCAGTAGCTGAAAGTCGCGGGTACCGTTGGCAGTTACGTTGTAGTCAGCCATAATACTATAAGAAGGGGAGCTTGTAAAAAGTCGGTAAAACCAGGTGCTTTATCCCCCTTTATTACTTCGTTTTTGCCGGCTCCGGAAGCAGCTCGAAATACGTTGCCTTAAACCGGTTATCCACCAATTCTCCCTGCACTTTTGCCTTCCGGATAGCATTGCACAAGCCGTCTTTGGCGTGGGCATCACCATGTGAGTCAACCGTGGTGCCATCCACGAAATAGGACTTACCATCTATGCGAATGGCCAGGTCACAGCTTTTGCCTTCCAGGCCCAGGCGGCATTGTCCGCAGGCCGCGTCTACCACAATTATTTCTTTGCTCTTATCGGGAGCCGTTGTGGTAGCGGCTTTGTCCTGGGCTTGGCTGGCAAGCGTAGCCGAAAAAACAAGTAATGCGCTTAAAACTAAGGTCTTCATATTTTTCGGCTGTGCGTGTAATTATAGCTTTGGGAAGCAGATAGACAACGATGCAAGATAAATGGATAGCGGATAAAAACGGTATAATAAACCGTCTTTATCCGCCCGCTTCAACCGGCTATTTACTTCAGCCTTCCTACTAAGTTCTACCTAGCCGCTATTCTATGCCATTACTGCTTCTGTTGGTTGTAATTCCTCCACAACAGGCTCTTCACCCACGGCCGCTTTCCGGGAAGAGAATTTGTGCACGAAGAAGCTAACCAGCAGCGAAATAGTCAGCACCACAGTGGGCACGATGCCAATGGGCGTAAAAATCCAGGTAGGCAGCGTGGTAGCAATAATCAGCAGCATATACCCGTACAGACGAGGGCTGAAACGCTGGTTGCCCTGCACATAGCGCCGGCACTCCTGCAGCAATAAATAGGCCTGATAAAATAAAAATACCCCAAACATCTGCAGCGAATACTGATAAAACCGGAAAGAAGCCATTCCGGCGGCTATGAAATGATGGGATTCATAGGCGTTGCGGAAGCAGTGCAGCACCATGCAGGTCATCAGAAATAAAGGCCCCCAATACAGCACCGGAGCCATATGTTTATGCGCCATCTGGTTGCGCTCATTTTTCCAGCGGTACGCTACTCCGTTGCTGAAAGCAACAGAACTTACCAGCGCTATGGGGCCAGCAAATAGCTCCAGAAACTCGGTTACGTTGTCAAAGGGAGGGGTCTGCATATACTAGAGGAGGTAATGGAATAATGGGATATAATAGGCGTAACCGTAGGGCCTGTAAACTCCGGAATTCTCCGGCAGTTACCCTGCAAAAATAGATGCGATATTCACTTGGCGCAACCACATAATTGTGTGATATATAGATAATTACAGTGGTAATAAAATTGGCTGATGTGAAAATGCTCGGGTATTATATTTCAAATAACTGCCCGCAAATGGATTGCGCATTATATCATTCATACAAAACAAAAAGGCCCGCGCAACACTGTTGCGCGGGCCTTGCTGATTAGAGTTCTAAGCAGGTTATGGGAACTTGGGAAACTTATCGAAATCCGGCTTGCGCTTCTCTACGAAGGCGTTGCGGCCTTCCTTGGCTTCGTCGGAGAGGTAGTACAG carries:
- a CDS encoding DUF6370 family protein translates to MKTLVLSALLVFSATLASQAQDKAATTTAPDKSKEIIVVDAACGQCRLGLEGKSCDLAIRIDGKSYFVDGTTVDSHGDAHAKDGLCNAIRKAKVQGELVDNRFKATYFELLPEPAKTK